Genomic window (Theileria annulata chromosome 4, complete sequence, *** SEQUENCING IN PROGRESS ***):
ataacatcaTTATGGAATCAAAGATGACATGAAACATCTTAAAATggtaaataatgtaaaaaataatttaatgcttgagttatataaatttaaattataaagcACCCCTTCTTCAACAATAAATAGCATGTACTTATACTATGGTATCATTATTAGTAGTAAAAAAAGTTAACCAAGGGAAGAAATTCACTCTTCTGATTGTTCACCTCCCTTTTGTAATCTCAATGTTTTCCTCCTAACTCTTCCTGGTCTTGCTCCAGCGTATGGCGATGTCAATGCCAGTTCAATGTGTTTCTCAGAATCAACTCTGACCAGGAATGAGGGTATATCAACTAGTTGCCTATGAACGCAGATATGTCGTTGTCTGATTAAACAACGTGCGTGGTGAATTGACTTGGCCAATCCCAATTTGAACACTTTAGTTTGTAATCTTCTCTCCATAAGCTTTGAGAGTGTTAATCCCAACACGAAATCCAATTTTTGTTCATTTTCATTCATTAACCCATATCTAACCATACGTCTCAAGAGTGCTTCACCTACGGAACGtttaaactattatatacattattttatatatttaactaatataattaatttaaaaattaccttgAAAAAGACGTTTATTATCTTTTGGATCCAGAGTAAGAAGATAACGTGCTGCTGATCTGATCTTTGAGAGTACGTATTGTACCCTCCAAACCTCACGCTTATTCTTTAATCCATACTCACCGATCAACTTCAATTCTTGATCAAGCCTCTcctatatataatattattatagtatCAACGgaattatttgtaattttagtataacaaaactaaataattaaaatgacTGAAAATGAACCTTTTCAAAGGGTCTTTTAGGATTCCTAGAAGTTCTACTATAATTCCTGTAGTTTCCAACCATTTTAGTACAAAACCGATAAAACtagtataaaaattttatgatttGTTTATATCATAAATATTGGGCCAAGACAATAAAtatcaaatgataaatgagtaatgaaaatgaataaataaaaggATGAATACGTGAAATAAGTATTATTGTTAGGTGGGGCGTAATCTTCCATTACACCCGATACCATATAATAACTAATCAATCTCACCAATTCCATCAAGATTCCTTACacattataaaattagacCCAGaaatcaattatttactaaaattgaaattcccaaatattattatttcactCTTTAATACCATTTTTTGTCcaaattttgatttttttattccatcaaacaattttatataaataattttacccAAATACTActacaaaattattgattGTCATAACTACTAATTATTCTAACAATTTCCATTACACCCTTATTCATCAAATATCTATCACATAATATGCAGTTTTAaaaagattattttttaaaatttatcaatttttgtataaaaCTTACAGtttcattaaatatgtttgatatattattgttgaGTTGGTACTTTTGTTGTTTCCAGTTTT
Coding sequences:
- a CDS encoding 40S ribosomal protein S9, putative (Tap349h10.p1c.C.cand.114 - score = 138.27;~SMART pfam:Ribosomal_S4 (PF00163) at aa 4-106, E()=1.60e-31; S4 (SM00363) at aa 107-171, E()=9.82e-05), which translates into the protein MVGNYRNYSRTSRNPKRPFEKERLDQELKLIGEYGLKNKREVWRVQYVLSKIRSAARYLLTLDPKDNKRLFQGEALLRRMVRYGLMNENEQKLDFVLGLTLSKLMERRLQTKVFKLGLAKSIHHARCLIRQRHICVHRQLVDIPSFLVRVDSEKHIELALTSPYAGARPGRVRRKTLRLQKGGEQSEE